The genomic segment AGGTGGTTGTGGGAAATGTCCAGATCAGCCACAGAGTCCAGGTTTTGCGGCAGAGCCCGGAGACCCGCCAAGGAGCAGTTCAACATGGATGACCCTGGACACGAGCAGGCTGGCGGGCAAGCTAGCGAGTGATGGCGGAGCCCGGAGCAggtgagcagcagcaacaaaacGATCAAAACCCGAGCCATCCTCAGTCCAATCCATATAATCCACATCGACCATCTACTCGCCACATCTGAAGCGCTTTAAACATCACGGCCAAAGTCTGCTCATATATAAACCCGCCCAAAGACGGCGTTCAATCATTTACGCGCAGTTACTGTCTTCTCCTTTTCATGCCGAGATAAGTGCGTTCCTGACGGCCGAGCCCGCACATTCTATTCCATCATAAAAGGCCGtcattttcaaacacacacgcccTGAGACCTTTAACCAAAACAAACGATAAGAGGCAGCAGCACGCTGACACGCCaggtttttattcaaacaaacaCGCCGTAATGTTTTCAAGCAAATGTTACAGATCTTCTAACCAATCCTCATTTTGATCgtaaaaaatccaaataataCTCACATTTGGTAGTATTAATTGAACATTATCGATTAACCGCGTCGTACCCGTGTTCAACATTTTGTCCGTATGAAGCGGCTCTCATTAGATTGTGCAAGATGTATGGCAAGTATCCATTCTATGTATTCCATAGAAACTTCTCATGAAGCCAATgtaatgattgacagcttgaGAGCTTTGAGCATGAACTGCAGTGCATAAAACCTACTAATCACTTTGTGGTCAGttaacatcacacacacacacacacacacacagctgccaAATAAATCCCTGTGCAACCCTCCAGGATAtaagtaataaaaataatactggATGGTCAAACAAAATACTGCATTTTCCAAACGACTGCGATCATGTAATCCATgaatacagtttttttttttttgcagatgctGGGGTTACAGTCCATGGTGTGTGTTTCGGCATGGGTTGTCTGAAGTCTGGCAGCCCATGTTGGGATATTTGACCAGCACACGGAACAGCGTCCCGTCGGCGCACATGCACAGCTTGTAGCGCTCCACGCCTTCGTCGAAGTACACGTCGCCCACCGAATTGGGGATGCGGGTGGCGTTGAACATCACAGAGCCGTTCAGCACGATGCTGTTCTCCTGCAAGCACCCGAAAAGATGAAGAAGGTCAGAAGGCACTGCATTTTGGTATGACGTGACTGCATGTACGTATACTTACGGCTCTGAGCTCAATGTCGCCGCCCATTCTGAACTCGACGGTGCGGCCCATGATGTTGACACCTTCGTTGCCGCGAATGATGGCCTTGCTATCCCCGCGGATGTTCAAGTCTGACGCGGCATTGCTGGTGATCTGAGGAGACCAGAAGTACCGGTTGAAACAACTGTACATGTACTGAGAACTAAAAGATGAGAGAAGGGAGACAATCACCCTTTCTGTGGAGGCCTTCTTGACACTGAGCACCTTGACGCCTTTGGGGAGGTGGAACTCGTGGTTGTCATAGTCGGTGCTGAAGAAAGTGGTCTGGGTGCGGGGGTCAGTGAAGGATATCCCGGTGTCGCTGACTACCGATGTCTTGTCTTTTTCCACGCTCAGCTTGGAGGTGCCCTGCTGGAACACTACCTGCAACAAGTATCAACTTTCATGTTTTCAACTGCCCTTATTTtgtccactagagggagcctaCGTGAATGACTGATTTGTGCTTGTGGGGAAGGTTTTCAAGTCCTCTTACCGGGTTGTTGTTGCCGACGATGAGTAGGTCTTGGTCCTTACGACCCCCCACAGTGCTTTTGTGCAGCGGATGAACAACGCCCATGTCTGCCTTCTGCTTGAAGCGCAGCAGACCCGATTCGTGAAACTCCATGCTGTCGCATCCGTTTGGACCGATGCGAATCACCGTCCATATGATCAGAGTGATCTGAAAGACAGTCATTGTAGTTACCACATTAGTGTTTTTACAATACATTGATATCATAGTGTATTTAAAAGAATATAAACCATATAacacatttttcatgtttttgttgttgtcactgTATTACTCACTATAAGGTTAATCAAAGCgaggagaaaaagaagcaCGATGACACACACGGCCATGTTGCCCTTGCGCCCGCGAAGACCCGTCTTGTGCAGACGCTCCTCCTCGATGGGTATGTAGCCCGCCTTGAAGTTGCTGTTGTGTTCCTTGTTGGCACCACGTCTCTCGATTGCCTTCTCTCGCATGGACTTCTTCACCGGCCCATTGGCGCTCTCCTGGAGGAAAATCACCAATGTTGTGAATGTGAGAGACCATGTCATACAACCTAACAGCTTCATAGTCTTTCAACATTCATATTAGATATTCGATTTTGCAGCCAAACTACATgctaacaaaaaatgaaaactatatgatttcaaatgtacacaatttggaaaaaagaaaagctagGACCGCCACTGCTCTGTGGGCATTCCTTATTTAGACAAATGTGAACTTCGACTCTCTGGATTTACAATGGCTCTTTTAAACAAGGCTCATTGACACGCTTTCGTCAATGCAACAGCCCTGATTCTCGTTACATTGTGTGTGCTCGAATGTGTCTCAAACGAGACAGCCTGGCTGTGAGTGGGGCCATCACTATAAATACACCGTCCCCAATTTAGCATCATAACAGATGTAATAACCCGTTACTTATCCGCGCTCCTATATCGTAAGTTTGTCGTCACGCAAGCCGGTAAGGTAAATGTCATATTTCGACTCATTTTACATGCAACACAGCCTTTATTGGACAATTACGACACGGTAGATCAGTGTTAATCACACTGCGATGACAGCGTGCTTGGCTTGAAAAGAAGCGTTTCGGCGCATTGGGGACACACGGGTGCAACTGCCCCCCTTAAAACATTCAAAGTCGCGTCAGAAAAAGGAGAACGTAAGAATAAATTGAGAATTTAACGGACCTGCTCGGAAGCCATGTTCACCCTCCCTTTCTCAGCTTCTGGAGTGTGGTAAAGGAACGTACCACTTTCCACCACCCTactgttatttttgtcaaaaccTATCGTGTTTTTGCCGGAGGCTAACTTAATTAAATGTTGTACTGCTTTCATCTAAAGTACAGAAATCTGTAATATGTATCGTCTTGACTccgtttaaaaatatattgaacTTTCGTTTCCGTAAGATGGTACGTTCCGACGCCACCAGCCAATGGCGTGAGGATACCCAAAATAAACCACATATACGTTCATATTTTCCATGACTGCTACAGTTTGAAAACAATTAAACTTAAGTTTAACATTTTcagaatgtatttttaatctattttcTTAACAGTCGCACGAAGCAACTTCTTTAGTTTCTCAAAAAGTGAACCCAATTGTGTAAGTTATCCAACATCGCCCTCTAGTGGATTCACATTTACTCGCACCTTTTCTTGACGCTGCGCCATTGCATTTTTGTGTCCATTTTCGAGAGAACACTGGGGAACGTTTAATTAATGGATTAAAACTTTATTAAAGGGCATCACCGGCCACATCCTCCGTGTGAGAACTCCGGGTGCTGTGAAACAAAGACCGACTGAAGATGACGTGACGTCGACTCACCTGTAAGCGGGGACAActccgtttgttttgttattccaGCACCCACGAGGAGCGCAGACATGGCAGATGCTTTAAACGCGCTGGTCAGTCAGTCCTGCTTCAACGTTTTACAAGACAAGTTGGAAAGATGGCAAAGAGCGTATCATGTaagtttttttaatgcatttaaaGTTTACTCTTAATGCTGCAAACGTCATTTATACACGTAACGGCGGCAGCCCACGTCATGGTATGACttcaaatgacaacatttgcGTCACAGCCATATTCCTTACTTAATCCACAAAATGCACTTGTTTATTTAGTACCaaacatatttacaatttGAGTTTTGTTGCTATGAAAACGAGTTGTCATGGCTTCCGATCGGTGTATTCCAAAGAGCTTCGACTCGATTTTGGAGTGTTCACCAGCggctacttcctgttttgttcacGTAAACCCGGAAGTGATGCGATTTGCCCTTAGTTTTGTCTTATATCCTTATGCGTTAAATTTTCCGCTTTATGTTATGTACCTCTGCCTTTGTTAAACAGTGAGCcaaatgaattaatttatGTATTACATTATTAGAGTGGGTTTGATTAAAAACTTACTTCAGTTTCAAGGTactccatctattttctgtgGCTTATCCCTACTAGGGTCATTCATGGCTGTGAT from the Syngnathus acus chromosome 4, fSynAcu1.2, whole genome shotgun sequence genome contains:
- the sgcb gene encoding beta-sarcoglycan, translating into MKAVQHLIKLASGKNTIGFDKNNSRVVESGTFLYHTPEAEKGRVNMASEQESANGPVKKSMREKAIERRGANKEHNSNFKAGYIPIEEERLHKTGLRGRKGNMAVCVIVLLFLLALINLIITLIIWTVIRIGPNGCDSMEFHESGLLRFKQKADMGVVHPLHKSTVGGRKDQDLLIVGNNNPVVFQQGTSKLSVEKDKTSVVSDTGISFTDPRTQTTFFSTDYDNHEFHLPKGVKVLSVKKASTERITSNAASDLNIRGDSKAIIRGNEGVNIMGRTVEFRMGGDIELRAENSIVLNGSVMFNATRIPNSVGDVYFDEGVERYKLCMCADGTLFRVLVKYPNMGCQTSDNPCRNTHHGL